In Zingiber officinale cultivar Zhangliang chromosome 1A, Zo_v1.1, whole genome shotgun sequence, a genomic segment contains:
- the LOC122011284 gene encoding transcription factor MYB62-like codes for MSGKSSSSSIIQCQEMELRRGPWTLEEDNLLIHYIACHGEGRWNLLARSSGLKRTGKSCRLRWLNYLKPDIKRGNLSPEEQLLILELHSKWGNRWSRIAQYLPGRTDNEIKNYWRTRVQKQARQLRVDANSSVFHDAVRCYWMPRLLEKTSAATAAHSLQYSSLDPPDPPPPPPPPPPPQFFPHQESTSQSSRNRDDSQLIMIPSLPQFACSIQHELDPFQSNYTHGYGSEPTTATSDTVSFDPAFNNYTGCKSNGHEESVWDVDELYGMLRGYMEYKVEEDHSLRWNFGD; via the exons ATGTCCGGTAAAAGTAGTTCATCATCCATCATCCAATGTCAGGAGATGGAGCTACGGAGAGGCCCCTGGACTCTAGAGGAGGACAATCTCCTCATCCACTACATTGCCTGCCACGGCGAAGGTCGCTGGAATCTCCTCGCTAGGTCCTCAG GGCTGAAGAGAACCGGCAAGAGCTGCCGTCTCCGGTGGTTGAATTATCTTAAGCCGGACATAAAGCGCGGCAATCTCTCCCCTGAGGAGCAACTGTTAATCCTCGAACTCCACTCCAAGTGGGGCAACAG ATGGTCGCGGATCGCGCAGTATTTACCAGGGagaaccgacaacgagatcaagAACTACTGGCGGACGCGGGTGCAGAAGCAGGCGCGGCAGCTGCGGGTCGACGCCAACAGCAGCGTCTTCCACGACGCTGTCCGCTGCTACTGGATGCCGCGGCTGCTGGAGAAGACCTCCGCCGCCACCGCCGCTCACTCTTTGCAGTATTCCTCACTGGACCCACccgatcctcctcctcctcctcctcctcctcctcctcctcagttTTTTCCTCATCAAGAATCAACCTCCCAGTCATCCCGCAACCGCGACGACTCCCAACTGATCATGATCCCTAGCTTGCCCCAATTCGCCTGCAGCATTCAGCACGAGCTCGACCCGTTTCAAAGTAATTATACGCATGGCTATGGATCGGAACCCACCACGGCCACGTCGGACACTGTCAGCTTTGATCCGGCCTTCAATAATTACACCGGCTGCAAAAGTAATGGCCATGAGGAAAGCGTTTGGGATGTGGATGAACTCTATGGCATGTTGAGAGGCTACATGGAATATAAGGTAGAAGAAGATCATTCCCTCCGTTGGAACTTTGGAGATTAG